The proteins below come from a single Actinomycetota bacterium genomic window:
- a CDS encoding alpha/beta hydrolase — MESRTVELDGPVHYAEWPGPSEGPTFVLVHGLGGSHVNWLSVAPGLAEQGRVLAIDLAGFGRTPPAGRRATLGANRRLLNRFIHATNAAPAILVGNSMGGAISAMQASAEPETAAGLLLVDPALPRARSVAPDPLIAAVFAAYLVPGVGEQFIRQRAKMLGPERLVRETMRTCCVDPSRIDPAVIDAHVALATERQTFSWAHKSFLTAARSLLRRLARRERFLAMLHAISCPTLLVHGEKDRLVPVAAARAIAQMRPDWTLQVLDDIGHIPQLESPELWLATVNVWLTGNGRAAAVVSAASR; from the coding sequence GTGGAATCCCGCACCGTCGAGCTCGACGGCCCCGTTCACTACGCGGAGTGGCCCGGCCCCTCCGAAGGGCCCACCTTCGTCTTGGTTCACGGCCTCGGCGGCTCGCATGTGAACTGGTTGTCGGTGGCGCCCGGTCTCGCAGAGCAAGGACGCGTTCTCGCGATCGATCTCGCCGGGTTCGGCCGGACCCCGCCGGCCGGAAGACGCGCAACGCTCGGTGCGAACCGACGCCTGCTCAACCGATTCATCCACGCGACCAACGCGGCTCCCGCGATCCTGGTCGGGAACTCGATGGGCGGAGCGATCAGTGCGATGCAAGCGTCGGCGGAGCCGGAGACGGCGGCCGGTCTGCTCCTCGTCGATCCGGCGCTTCCGCGGGCCAGGTCGGTGGCGCCCGACCCGCTGATCGCGGCGGTCTTCGCCGCCTACCTCGTTCCCGGCGTGGGCGAGCAGTTCATCCGGCAGCGCGCGAAGATGCTCGGCCCCGAGAGGCTCGTCCGCGAGACGATGCGCACGTGTTGCGTCGATCCCTCGCGCATCGACCCTGCGGTGATCGACGCGCACGTGGCCCTCGCGACCGAGCGCCAGACCTTCTCCTGGGCGCACAAGTCTTTCCTCACGGCCGCGCGGAGCTTGCTCCGCCGCCTTGCCCGCCGCGAACGCTTTCTCGCGATGCTCCACGCGATCTCGTGCCCGACCCTGCTGGTGCACGGCGAAAAGGATCGCCTCGTGCCGGTCGCCGCAGCGCGGGCGATCGCCCAGATGCGCCCGGACTGGACGTTGCAAGTGCTCGACGACATTGGACATATCCCGCAGCTCGAGTCCCCCGAGCTCTGGCTCGCGACGGTGAACGTGTGGCTGACGGGCAACGGGCGTGCCGCTGCCGTCGTCAGCGCGGCTAGCCGCTAG